A window from Candidatus Woesearchaeota archaeon encodes these proteins:
- a CDS encoding RNA ligase family protein, protein MSNDQLKFPRTPHVDGPISYRGDLQLLHYETDAILEQDLVVQEKVDGANVGIWFDEEADLILKNRGGLISFDDPQFNKLRNWMDIHTEELFDLLGIERALFGEWCFAQHSEYYDRLPSYFMAFDIFDFGADQFLSYKRLQRELKPTGIKHLPAIFEGKLPEPTRDELEKLIQQSSFGPNPMEGVYVRVDSNGYNESRCKLVRPGFLQQIDTHWKSLNFKANHSLDYIETYWDRGYEGPRIVETTQAPEKPQEPKKEIPKPLGRPYMQPRD, encoded by the coding sequence ATGTCAAATGATCAACTAAAATTTCCAAGGACCCCTCACGTAGATGGACCTATTTCTTACAGAGGAGATTTACAATTATTACATTATGAAACTGACGCAATTCTTGAACAAGACCTAGTAGTACAAGAAAAAGTTGATGGGGCAAATGTAGGAATTTGGTTTGATGAAGAGGCAGATTTAATTCTAAAAAATAGAGGAGGTTTGATCTCATTTGACGATCCTCAATTTAATAAATTACGTAATTGGATGGACATACACACCGAAGAATTATTTGATCTTTTAGGCATTGAACGAGCATTATTTGGAGAGTGGTGTTTTGCACAACATTCAGAATATTATGATCGACTTCCTTCTTATTTTATGGCATTTGACATATTTGATTTTGGTGCAGACCAATTTTTATCTTACAAAAGATTACAACGAGAATTAAAACCCACCGGAATTAAACATCTTCCAGCAATATTTGAAGGAAAATTACCAGAGCCAACACGAGATGAATTAGAAAAATTAATTCAACAATCATCATTTGGCCCAAATCCAATGGAGGGAGTTTACGTTCGCGTCGACTCAAACGGATATAATGAATCAAGATGCAAACTTGTACGTCCAGGATTTTTACAACAAATTGATACCCATTGGAAAAGTTTAAATTTCAAAGCAAATCATTCGCTAGATTATATAGAAACTTATTGGGACAGAGGCTACGAAGGTCCACGAATCGTTGAAACAACACAAGCACCAGAAAAACCACAAGAACCAAAAAAAGAAATCCCAAAACCTCTTGGAAGACCATACATGCAACCAAGAGACTAA